Within Vicia villosa cultivar HV-30 ecotype Madison, WI linkage group LG1, Vvil1.0, whole genome shotgun sequence, the genomic segment CACCATAATGCCCAACATGTAGTCAACCAAAAGATTAGTTTCTTTCTTGGAGGAAGTTTCCCATTGAGTGAGGGACAAAAACCCAAAAGTTGTTCCACCACACCAACCACCACCAGCCACCCCGAGCCAAGATGAAATTTTACACCAAAAAATTCTTGAAAAAGGACAAGATAGAAGAAGATGGGCCAACGATTCAAATTCCAAAGAAGAAAAGGACACAAACTTTGTCTCTACTGTCAGTCAAAATCCCTCTCCTAGCCAACTGTTCCCTTGTAGCCAACCTATCTCTAACATACCTCCAACCAAAAACTTGAACTTTTGAGGGAGCTAAAGATTTCCATATTAATCTAAGAGCTTGAACTTTTGAGGGAGCTAAATATTTCCATATTAACCTAAAAGCTGTCAGTGTATCCGCCCAGTATGAGACATAGATAGAAGAAGCAGAAAATAGTTCATAACCAAAACTCACCGAGTACGACCCACCAACGTTCTTGAACCATTTGAAGGTGTCATCTATCCCCCTCGTTGGAGCATTGCCATTAAGATACATCAGCAGGTTTGCTGACTCTGAAGCAGCCTCTCCGACGATGTTATCTGTTTGCAAGAGCCATCACCATTCACTATTCGCAAAAACACCCATATTTGCCACAACGATGTCCTTATTAAGGGCTGCACTGAAAGCTGTAGAAAATAAAACACTCAGTAGTTGTGGCCCAAACCACTTAGATTTCCAAAACTTTATGCTACAACCATTACCCAGAACACAATTAATGCCATTATGAAACCAATCTTCCGATGAAACCTCCAAACTGTTTGAGATTATGTCTCGCCACCACAAAGAGGATTTTGAGATGGTCATGGATGAGGCGTCATTGAGGACACAGTCAATAAATGAACCATATCTAAACTCCAAGAGAGGACGCCATGTTGCATGTTTATCGACATGAAACCGCCATTTCCATTTGCAGATTAAGGACTCGTTGAAAGCTTCTAAGCATTTTATACCTAAATCACATGTCTCCTTACTTTTACACACATCTGACCAACTTACCCAGGATATTCCACGACTATTCGAACCACCACACCACAAGAATTCACGTTGGATCTTTATAAGTTTCTTAACCCAATTTTAGGAATCTTATAGAAGGACAAGAAATATATTGGGATTGAATTCAGAACCGAGTTAATCAATGTAACTCTGCCACCGATTGATAAAAAATGCCCTTTCCAAACTGATAGTTTATTCTTTAACTTTTGAACCACTGGTTTCCAAGGGGATTGAGTTCTTTGGTTACAACCTACTGGTATGCCCAGAAAAGTGAAAGGAAGTTGGCTGACTTGACAATATAGAAAGCCAGAGGCTGCTAATAAATTACTCCATGAAGGCTTACAAAATATGAGCGTGTCGTCGGAAAATTGCAACAGCTCGAAACCCAGATTTTCATTCGGATTAAACCCTTCAAAGACACCATTCAGCACAGCTTGCCTCACTAATTTTTCTAGGCCTTTAGTTACTAAGGTGAAGAGGAACAGAGATAGTGGGTATCCCTGGCGCAGGCCTTTTACCATGGTAAAATCTAAAGTTGGGCTACCATTGACGAGTATCAATAAAGAAGCATGACAAACACAGGAATCCATCCACCTTAACCACATTTCACCGAAGCCAGACCTTCTAAGGACGTACATCAAGAAACCCCAGTTTACATTATCAAATGTTTTCTCAAAGTcaactttcaacatcaagcattTCTTCCTACGCCTTTGCAAAATATGTCAATTCATTCAGCACCACTATACCCTCCTGGATCTGCCTACCCGGGATAAAATTCGTTTGGGACTTGGAAGATAATTTACATATGACCTTCTTCAATCTATTCGCAAGCAATTTAGCAATGATTTTATACAAACTTCCTATCAGACTAATGGGCCGATACTCGCTCAACATTTATGGGTTAGA encodes:
- the LOC131658905 gene encoding uncharacterized mitochondrial protein AtMg00310-like yields the protein MEEVQNVVWEFDGNKCPGPNGYNFSFIRKCWNTLSSEIFAFVSEFYTKENLPKAVSASFIALIPKKLIKIQREFLWCGGSNSRGISWVSWSDVCKSKETCDLGIKCLEAFNESLICKWKWRFHVDKHATWRPLLEFRYGSFIDCVLNDASSMTISKSSLWWRDIISNSLEVSSEDWFHNGINCVLGNGCSIKFWKSKWFGPQLLSVLFSTAFSAALNKDIVVANMGVFANSEW